One part of the Luteibacter yeojuensis genome encodes these proteins:
- the fabF gene encoding beta-ketoacyl-ACP synthase II, with protein sequence MSKRRVVVTGMGIVSPVGNDLATAWKNVVEGNSGIGPVSDFDATAYATKIAGEVRDFDPVEAYFVGTDASDDEKRGIAKDFKRMDPFIHYGIVAGTHAFRQSGLKVTDENAGRIGIAAGAGIGGLHTIEATAIELRDKGPRKVSPFFVPSSIINMVAGNLSIYHGMKGPNIALVSACTTAAHNIGMAMRLIQYGDADAMLAGGAEFATTPTAMAGFCSAKAMSTRNDDPTHASRPWDTGRDGFLLSNGAGMLMLEEYEFAKARGATILAELIGFGMSGDAYHITAPSGDGAELAMRNALHDAGLKAEDVQYVNAHGTSTPVGDLGEAKAIRNVFGEHATQKGKFAVSSTKSVTGHLLGAAGGVEAIFSILALRDGIIPPTMNLENVDPEVEALGMDLVPNKAEKADIQVVMSNSFGFGGTNGTLVFRRV encoded by the coding sequence GCGGCATCGGCCCCGTCAGCGATTTCGACGCCACGGCCTACGCGACGAAGATCGCGGGCGAAGTCCGCGACTTCGATCCCGTGGAAGCCTATTTCGTCGGTACCGATGCCAGTGACGACGAGAAGCGCGGCATCGCGAAGGACTTCAAGCGGATGGATCCGTTCATCCACTACGGCATCGTCGCGGGCACGCATGCGTTCCGCCAGTCGGGCCTGAAGGTCACCGACGAGAACGCGGGCCGCATCGGCATCGCCGCGGGCGCCGGCATCGGTGGCCTGCACACCATCGAGGCCACCGCGATCGAACTTCGCGACAAGGGGCCGCGCAAGGTGTCGCCGTTCTTCGTGCCCAGCTCCATCATCAACATGGTGGCCGGCAACCTGTCGATCTACCACGGCATGAAGGGGCCGAACATCGCGCTGGTGTCGGCCTGCACCACGGCCGCGCACAACATCGGCATGGCCATGCGCCTCATCCAGTACGGCGATGCCGACGCGATGCTGGCCGGCGGCGCCGAGTTCGCCACCACGCCGACGGCGATGGCGGGCTTCTGCTCGGCCAAGGCCATGTCCACCCGCAACGACGATCCGACGCACGCCAGCCGTCCGTGGGATACCGGCCGCGACGGCTTCCTGCTGTCCAACGGCGCGGGCATGCTCATGCTCGAGGAATACGAGTTCGCCAAGGCGCGCGGCGCCACCATCCTCGCCGAGCTGATCGGCTTCGGCATGAGCGGCGACGCGTACCACATCACCGCGCCCAGCGGCGACGGCGCGGAACTGGCCATGCGCAACGCGCTGCACGACGCCGGCCTGAAGGCGGAAGACGTCCAGTACGTGAACGCGCATGGCACGTCCACGCCCGTGGGCGACCTGGGCGAGGCCAAGGCCATCCGCAACGTGTTCGGCGAGCATGCCACGCAGAAGGGCAAGTTCGCCGTCAGCTCCACCAAGTCGGTCACCGGCCACCTGCTCGGCGCGGCCGGCGGCGTGGAGGCGATCTTCTCGATCCTGGCACTGCGCGACGGCATCATCCCGCCGACCATGAACCTCGAGAACGTCGATCCCGAGGTCGAGGCGCTCGGCATGGACCTCGTGCCGAACAAGGCGGAGAAGGCCGACATCCAGGTCGTCATGTCGAACTCGTTCGGCTTCGGCGGCACTAACGGCACGCTCGTCTTCCGTCGCGTCTGA
- a CDS encoding aminodeoxychorismate synthase component I translates to MAFVTRTLAGRRDLLAPAASYPERYAALLASAVTGTPQARFDILFAVGNESLTLSADGITRDEGGKARPGGFLDALDAAWAAYRRPRVEDGLPFHGGWVVYLAYELVGQIEPSLRLPASVGATPVALALRAPAAAIVDHVEGRTVLVAEEGAEAWLDILAADLDTADADEALPMPVAVDEDEPSRFLEGVRRVQEHLHAGDVFQVNLSRRWTARFADAPSPASLMRALRAANPAPFAGLLQRPGWAVVSSSPERLVEARDGVLQTRPIAGTRPRVAGDDDAARVRELVTHPKERAEHVMLIDLERNDLGRVCVPGSVSVDEFMVVESYAHVHHIVSNVRGRAREGVTPGQAIAATFPGGTITGCPKVRCMEIIGALEREPRGAYTGALGYLDDNGDMDLNILIRTLSVEGTSVSLRAGAGIVTDSVPERELEETRAKARGLLRVFGLA, encoded by the coding sequence TTGGCCTTCGTCACGCGAACCCTGGCCGGCCGGCGCGATCTCCTCGCGCCGGCCGCGTCGTATCCGGAGCGCTACGCGGCGCTGCTCGCCAGCGCCGTCACCGGCACGCCGCAGGCGCGCTTCGACATCCTCTTCGCCGTGGGCAACGAATCGCTGACGCTCTCGGCCGATGGCATCACCCGCGACGAAGGCGGGAAGGCCCGGCCCGGCGGCTTCCTCGACGCCCTCGATGCCGCCTGGGCCGCGTACCGCCGCCCGCGCGTGGAGGACGGCCTGCCGTTCCACGGCGGCTGGGTGGTCTATCTCGCTTACGAACTCGTCGGGCAGATCGAGCCGAGCCTGCGGTTGCCCGCGTCGGTCGGCGCGACACCTGTCGCCCTGGCCCTGCGCGCACCGGCCGCCGCCATCGTCGACCATGTCGAAGGGCGCACCGTGCTCGTGGCGGAAGAGGGCGCCGAGGCGTGGCTCGATATCCTCGCCGCCGACCTCGATACCGCCGATGCCGACGAGGCGTTGCCGATGCCGGTCGCGGTCGACGAGGACGAACCGTCGCGTTTCCTCGAGGGTGTGCGCCGCGTGCAGGAGCACCTGCATGCGGGCGACGTGTTCCAGGTGAACCTTTCGCGCCGGTGGACGGCGCGCTTCGCCGATGCGCCATCGCCGGCGAGCCTCATGCGCGCGCTGCGCGCGGCGAATCCGGCACCCTTCGCGGGCCTGCTGCAACGTCCCGGCTGGGCCGTCGTCAGTTCGTCGCCCGAGCGCCTGGTGGAGGCGCGCGACGGTGTGCTGCAGACGCGGCCGATTGCCGGCACGCGGCCACGTGTCGCCGGCGACGACGATGCGGCGCGGGTGCGCGAACTCGTCACCCATCCGAAGGAGCGTGCCGAGCACGTGATGCTGATCGATCTCGAGCGCAACGACCTCGGCCGCGTATGCGTGCCCGGCAGCGTGTCGGTCGACGAGTTCATGGTGGTGGAGAGCTATGCGCACGTGCACCACATCGTGTCCAACGTGCGCGGCCGCGCACGCGAGGGCGTGACGCCAGGACAGGCGATCGCGGCGACGTTCCCGGGCGGGACCATCACCGGCTGCCCGAAGGTGCGCTGCATGGAAATCATCGGCGCGCTCGAGCGGGAACCCCGCGGCGCCTACACCGGCGCACTCGGCTACCTCGACGACAACGGCGACATGGATCTCAACATCCTCATCCGCACGCTGTCCGTGGAAGGCACCTCGGTCTCGCTGCGCGCGGGTGCGGGCATCGTCACGGACTCGGTGCCCGAGCGCGAGCTGGAGGAAACCCGCGCGAAGGCGCGCGGCCTGCTCCGCGTGTTCGGGCTGGCATGA
- the holB gene encoding DNA polymerase III subunit delta' produces the protein MSLWPWHDEAWSRLQARRERGALPHALLLAGPAGLGKRDFLAAFVKGLLCQHPVQGMACGTCRACQLVAAGTHPDLVALSFGLRKDGATRSEIVVDQIRDLSQRLSMASQFGGWQVVTIDPADAMNAAAANALLKTLEEPTPSTLLALVADEPARLPATIRSRCQRIDFLVPPRETALDWLRAQGVADAAAALDAAGGNPGMARTWAADGALKQRGEVRHDLKALAAGRGDAMEVVKRWQAADPSRYLWFAAQAVTDELRARASGTPPPLESQLDDEALDGWYTKANRARDALRGPLRADLVLLEVLAAWR, from the coding sequence GTGAGCCTGTGGCCCTGGCACGACGAGGCGTGGTCGCGCCTGCAGGCGCGGCGCGAGCGCGGCGCGCTCCCGCATGCGTTGCTGCTTGCCGGGCCGGCCGGCCTGGGCAAGCGCGACTTCCTCGCCGCCTTCGTGAAAGGCCTGCTCTGCCAGCACCCGGTGCAAGGCATGGCCTGCGGCACCTGCCGCGCCTGCCAGCTGGTGGCTGCCGGCACGCATCCCGACCTGGTCGCGCTGTCGTTCGGGCTGCGCAAGGACGGCGCCACGCGCAGCGAGATCGTCGTGGACCAGATCCGCGATCTTTCCCAAAGGCTGTCGATGGCCAGCCAGTTCGGCGGCTGGCAGGTGGTGACGATCGACCCGGCGGACGCGATGAACGCCGCGGCGGCGAACGCGTTGCTCAAGACGCTCGAGGAGCCGACGCCCTCGACCCTCCTGGCGTTGGTCGCCGACGAGCCGGCGCGACTGCCGGCGACGATCCGCAGCCGCTGCCAGCGCATCGATTTCCTGGTGCCGCCGCGCGAGACCGCGCTCGACTGGCTGCGCGCCCAGGGCGTGGCCGATGCGGCCGCCGCGCTGGATGCCGCCGGAGGCAATCCGGGCATGGCGCGCACGTGGGCCGCCGATGGCGCGCTCAAGCAACGCGGCGAGGTTCGCCACGACCTCAAGGCGCTTGCCGCGGGACGCGGCGACGCGATGGAGGTCGTGAAGCGCTGGCAGGCTGCCGATCCGTCGCGCTACCTGTGGTTCGCCGCGCAGGCCGTCACCGACGAATTGCGCGCCCGGGCATCCGGAACGCCGCCGCCGCTGGAGAGCCAGCTCGACGACGAGGCGCTCGACGGCTGGTACACGAAGGCGAACCGCGCGCGCGATGCCTTGCGGGGGCCGCTGCGGGCCGACCTCGTCCTGCTCGAGGTGCTGGCCGCCTGGCGTTGA
- the pabC gene encoding aminodeoxychorismate lyase: MTARVSVDFLDTDRVSVSDRGFTYGDGLFETLRIVRGRAPLWPRHAARLRAGCERLRIPPPDMGAVLNEALRLADGLDDAVARVTLTRGPGTRGYAPPAAPRPVLAVAVSPLALDAPAALAGIAVRLCATRLAIQPLLAGMKHLNRLEQVMARGEWDDPGIAEGLMLDTAGDLVCATAANLFAVFGGRLETPPVDRCGVAGVARAEVMAVREVAETRLNPVRLERADEVFLTSAVRGILPVRVFGARSWQPGPVTRALQAHWRDIGLPSLEGPKDFHR; the protein is encoded by the coding sequence ATGACGGCGCGGGTCTCCGTCGATTTCCTCGACACGGACCGTGTGTCCGTGTCGGATCGCGGTTTCACCTACGGCGACGGCCTGTTCGAGACCTTGCGCATCGTGCGCGGACGGGCACCGTTGTGGCCACGTCACGCGGCACGCCTGCGCGCGGGTTGCGAGCGCCTGCGGATCCCCCCGCCCGACATGGGGGCCGTGTTGAACGAAGCGCTTCGTCTCGCCGACGGCCTCGACGATGCCGTGGCCCGCGTCACGCTCACCCGCGGTCCGGGAACGCGCGGCTATGCGCCGCCGGCCGCGCCGCGACCGGTCCTGGCGGTCGCGGTCTCGCCGCTGGCGCTGGACGCCCCGGCGGCCCTCGCCGGCATCGCCGTCCGCCTGTGCGCGACCCGCCTTGCGATCCAGCCGCTGCTCGCCGGGATGAAGCACCTCAACCGCCTCGAGCAGGTCATGGCGCGTGGCGAGTGGGACGACCCCGGCATCGCCGAGGGCCTGATGCTCGATACCGCCGGCGACCTCGTCTGCGCCACGGCCGCGAATCTCTTCGCGGTGTTCGGTGGGCGGCTGGAGACGCCGCCGGTCGATCGCTGCGGGGTGGCGGGCGTCGCGCGCGCGGAAGTGATGGCGGTACGCGAGGTGGCGGAGACACGGCTGAACCCGGTTCGACTGGAACGGGCCGACGAGGTCTTCCTCACATCGGCCGTTCGCGGCATTCTCCCGGTTCGGGTCTTCGGAGCCCGCTCGTGGCAGCCCGGTCCCGTCACCCGCGCCCTGCAGGCGCACTGGCGCGACATCGGCCTGCCGTCGCTTGAAGGTCCCAAGGATTTCCACCGATGA
- a CDS encoding PIG-L deacetylase family protein codes for MPRHPVIDGSTRLLVVAPHPDDESLAAGMLIQRTLAAGGRADVLLLTDGDDNPWPQRWLERRLVVGAEARARWGARRRGEVAAALGRLGLGTDHLHALGWHDMQVTSELRLRHGQALGAIRRVLERARPNLVVIPDLGDSHPDHGSAHVLVRLALAATGSMAEVLTYMVHGTERSAPEDLLVPDLDPERQATKIGAVLEHATQMALSRKRMLRIASRPERFDRPPPAPGTGALRLPWRPGPLARARLRVVLADGQGVAVWPWRKAPLERAGGDWILPLRDTPGPAFVKLTADLSTPWIYDRYGWAGQDPEPVGLVARPVG; via the coding sequence TTGCCACGCCATCCGGTCATCGACGGCAGCACCCGCCTCCTTGTCGTCGCGCCGCATCCCGACGACGAATCGCTGGCCGCCGGCATGCTGATCCAGCGCACGCTCGCCGCGGGCGGGCGTGCCGACGTGCTCCTCCTGACCGACGGCGACGACAATCCCTGGCCGCAGCGCTGGCTCGAGCGGCGCCTCGTGGTGGGTGCCGAGGCGCGGGCGCGCTGGGGCGCACGGCGGCGCGGCGAGGTCGCGGCAGCGCTGGGCCGGCTCGGCCTGGGCACCGACCACCTGCACGCCCTTGGCTGGCACGACATGCAGGTGACCAGCGAGCTGCGCCTGCGCCACGGCCAGGCCCTCGGCGCCATCCGCCGGGTGCTGGAGCGTGCGCGGCCGAACCTCGTCGTCATTCCCGACCTGGGCGACAGTCATCCCGACCATGGCTCGGCCCACGTGCTGGTACGCCTGGCGCTCGCCGCCACCGGGTCCATGGCCGAGGTGCTGACCTACATGGTCCACGGCACGGAGCGGTCCGCGCCGGAAGACCTGCTCGTGCCGGACCTGGACCCGGAGCGCCAGGCGACCAAGATCGGCGCCGTGCTGGAGCATGCGACGCAGATGGCCCTCAGCCGGAAGCGGATGCTCCGCATCGCGTCGCGGCCGGAGCGCTTCGACCGGCCCCCGCCGGCGCCGGGTACGGGGGCGTTGCGCCTGCCGTGGCGGCCGGGCCCGCTCGCCCGGGCCAGGCTGCGGGTGGTCCTCGCGGACGGGCAGGGCGTGGCCGTCTGGCCCTGGCGCAAGGCACCGCTGGAGCGGGCGGGCGGGGACTGGATACTTCCCCTCCGCGATACCCCCGGCCCGGCGTTCGTGAAGCTCACCGCCGACCTGTCCACCCCATGGATCTACGACCGCTATGGCTGGGCCGGGCAGGACCCGGAGCCGGTCGGGCTTGTCGCCCGGCCGGTGGGGTAG
- the tmk gene encoding dTMP kinase yields the protein MPVTISQRGRLITLEGGEGAGKSTLLRGLEAHLRGHGVDLVVTREPGGTAVGEAVRALVLDAANNELCAESELLLMFASRAQLVRQVIEPALAAGRWVLCDRFTDASYAYQGGGRGQPMERIAELERWAAEGLKPDVTLLLDLPVGDGRARAAGRGEIDRIEVEGDAFFERVRDTYRARAAAEPARFRLLDATASKDDVLAQAIAGVEALLAGAPS from the coding sequence ATGCCAGTGACGATCTCCCAACGCGGCCGGCTCATCACCCTCGAAGGCGGCGAAGGCGCCGGCAAGAGCACCTTGCTGCGTGGCCTGGAAGCGCACCTGCGCGGGCATGGCGTGGACCTCGTCGTGACGCGCGAACCGGGCGGCACCGCCGTGGGCGAGGCCGTCCGCGCCCTCGTGCTGGACGCCGCGAACAACGAACTCTGTGCCGAATCCGAGCTGCTGCTCATGTTCGCCTCCCGCGCGCAACTCGTCCGCCAGGTGATCGAGCCCGCGCTCGCCGCGGGCCGCTGGGTGCTCTGCGACCGCTTCACCGATGCCAGCTATGCCTACCAGGGCGGTGGTCGCGGCCAGCCCATGGAGCGCATCGCCGAGCTGGAGCGCTGGGCCGCCGAGGGCCTGAAGCCCGACGTGACGCTCCTGCTCGACCTGCCGGTCGGCGACGGCCGCGCGCGCGCGGCGGGCCGCGGCGAGATCGACCGCATCGAAGTGGAAGGCGACGCATTCTTCGAGCGTGTGCGCGACACCTATCGCGCCCGCGCCGCGGCGGAACCCGCGCGCTTCCGCCTGCTCGATGCCACGGCATCGAAGGACGACGTGCTCGCCCAGGCGATCGCCGGCGTCGAGGCGCTGCTCGCGGGGGCACCGTCGTGA
- the mltG gene encoding endolytic transglycosylase MltG: MKIRGLALWRALLMTVLVAAIAAGAWLWFDWARFARAPLDIPVAGQSIDVARGASFKDIVRDLRARKVTRASPLYWRLLAMEMRASGRLHAGEYALRPAMTPRELIADMAAGKVKQRNFTIVDGWTFADLRRALASVDTLAHDTAGVDDAGLMKRLGAEGENPEGRFLPETYAYVKGDTDSSILKRAYAAMTKTLDVAWAGRAPDLPLASPYEALILASIVEKETGRADERPRIAGVFVRRLQLRMLLQTDPTVIYGMGAAYAGNIRRSDLTADSPYNTYMRVGLPPTPIALPGRAAIQAALHPAEGNELYFVARGDGSHVFSSTLEQHNRAVACYQLKRCQ; this comes from the coding sequence ATGAAGATTCGCGGCCTCGCCCTTTGGCGAGCCCTCCTGATGACGGTGCTGGTCGCGGCGATCGCCGCGGGTGCGTGGCTGTGGTTCGACTGGGCGCGGTTCGCCCGCGCGCCGCTGGACATTCCCGTGGCGGGGCAGAGCATCGACGTCGCGCGGGGCGCCTCGTTCAAGGACATCGTGCGCGACCTGCGCGCGCGCAAGGTCACGCGGGCCTCGCCGCTCTACTGGCGCCTGCTGGCGATGGAGATGCGCGCTTCGGGCCGCCTGCACGCGGGCGAATACGCACTGCGCCCGGCGATGACGCCGCGCGAACTGATCGCCGACATGGCGGCCGGTAAGGTCAAGCAGCGCAACTTCACCATCGTCGACGGCTGGACGTTCGCCGACCTGCGCCGCGCGCTGGCTTCGGTGGACACGCTCGCGCACGACACGGCGGGGGTCGACGACGCTGGGCTGATGAAGCGCCTGGGTGCCGAGGGTGAGAACCCGGAAGGGCGCTTCCTTCCGGAAACCTATGCGTACGTGAAGGGCGATACCGACTCCAGCATCCTGAAGCGCGCGTATGCGGCGATGACGAAGACGCTGGATGTGGCCTGGGCCGGGCGCGCGCCGGACCTGCCGCTCGCCTCGCCCTACGAGGCATTGATCCTCGCGTCCATCGTGGAGAAGGAAACGGGCAGGGCGGACGAGCGTCCGCGCATCGCCGGGGTCTTCGTGCGCCGCCTGCAGCTGCGCATGCTCCTGCAGACGGACCCGACCGTCATTTACGGCATGGGCGCGGCTTACGCCGGGAACATCCGCCGCAGCGACCTCACCGCCGACAGTCCCTACAATACGTACATGCGGGTCGGCCTGCCGCCGACGCCGATCGCCCTTCCCGGGCGTGCGGCGATCCAGGCGGCGCTGCATCCGGCGGAAGGCAATGAGCTGTATTTCGTCGCCCGGGGCGACGGCAGCCACGTCTTCTCGTCGACCCTGGAACAACACAACCGGGCCGTGGCCTGCTACCAGTTGAAACGATGCCAGTGA